One region of Chlamydia psittaci 6BC genomic DNA includes:
- a CDS encoding queuosine precursor transporter: MSFHKNRVLFNLSLTFSLILILSNLVAASRLVITSYFTIPGGLILYPATFVISNIVNEVFGPEKTRRMVLSAFAGNIFALVFLHIVSFLPASSPDVEYAWHTLFDISPIVFIASFVSFSVSQQLEIVSFHFLKQHFPNTPAWLRNNTSTLLSQMIDTFIVDFGVIYLGMRLPFTKTLQIMMCSYFYKAFFNILTTPIFYIGVRKSYASAKIM; this comes from the coding sequence ATGTCTTTTCATAAAAATAGGGTGCTTTTTAACCTATCACTCACATTTTCATTGATTTTGATCCTATCAAATCTCGTAGCAGCTTCTAGGCTTGTTATTACCTCCTACTTCACGATCCCTGGAGGGCTGATACTCTATCCCGCAACCTTTGTAATCTCTAATATTGTTAATGAGGTCTTTGGCCCTGAGAAAACCCGGCGTATGGTTTTGTCTGCATTTGCTGGAAACATATTCGCATTGGTATTCCTTCATATTGTCTCTTTTCTTCCGGCATCTTCTCCAGATGTAGAGTATGCATGGCACACCCTTTTTGACATTAGCCCGATAGTATTTATAGCGTCCTTTGTCTCTTTTTCAGTCTCTCAGCAGCTAGAGATTGTCTCCTTTCACTTCCTCAAACAACACTTTCCTAACACTCCTGCTTGGCTACGTAACAATACCTCCACACTGCTCTCTCAAATGATAGACACGTTTATTGTGGATTTTGGCGTCATTTACCTAGGAATGCGCCTCCCTTTTACAAAAACCCTACAAATCATGATGTGCTCTTATTTTTATAAAGCTTTCTTTAACATTCTCACCACTCCCATCTTTTATATCGGGGTAAGAAAATCTTATGCGTCTGCAAAGATAATGTAA
- the aroA gene encoding 3-phosphoshikimate 1-carboxyvinyltransferase → MLAYKISPSSISGRVSVPPSKSHTLRAIFWASVAQGTSIIHNALASPDSEAMIQACEQLGAKILRKSTHLEITGTSQLTLPRDTSINAGSSGIVFRFFTALAAIFSEKITITGSSQLQRRPIAPLIRALENFGATFSYEGDPYSLPFSVLGPISSGYTEVLGDDSQYASALAIACSLAEGPFSFTIINPKERPWFALTLWWLDFLAIPYVQSDDTYSFEGNARPQAFSYTVGGDFSTAAFLAAAALLSQSPHPTYLENLNIDDIQGDKELFFLLKKLGANITFENNTMIIFPSTFSGGNIDMDLFIDALPILAVLCCFATSSSYLYNARGAKDKESDRIIAITQELQKMGACIQPCHDGLLINPSPLYGASMHSHNDHRIAMALSIAAMHASGESIIYDTGCVEKTFPNFIQILNSLHANVQEHHEYISLRPAHSGQDIVRQSSR, encoded by the coding sequence ATGCTTGCTTATAAGATTTCTCCCTCCTCTATATCTGGAAGAGTTTCCGTTCCTCCGTCGAAGTCTCATACTCTACGAGCTATCTTTTGGGCTTCGGTAGCACAAGGGACTTCCATAATACATAATGCTCTCGCCTCTCCAGACTCAGAAGCTATGATCCAAGCTTGCGAGCAGCTAGGAGCAAAAATTCTTAGAAAATCTACACATCTTGAAATTACGGGAACCTCCCAGCTAACACTTCCTAGAGACACCTCCATCAATGCAGGAAGTTCGGGAATTGTTTTTCGTTTCTTTACAGCACTTGCCGCGATTTTTTCTGAGAAGATCACAATTACAGGATCTTCACAATTACAACGGCGTCCCATCGCTCCCTTGATCCGAGCTCTAGAAAATTTTGGGGCTACCTTTTCCTATGAAGGAGATCCCTATTCTCTACCTTTCTCTGTCTTAGGGCCAATTTCTTCCGGATATACAGAAGTTCTAGGTGATGACTCCCAATACGCCTCTGCTCTTGCTATAGCATGTTCTTTAGCAGAAGGACCTTTTTCATTTACTATCATCAATCCTAAAGAACGCCCTTGGTTTGCTCTTACATTGTGGTGGCTGGATTTCCTCGCTATTCCCTATGTGCAATCTGACGATACTTACTCGTTTGAAGGGAACGCTCGCCCCCAAGCATTTTCCTATACTGTGGGGGGAGATTTTAGCACCGCAGCGTTCCTTGCAGCTGCTGCCCTACTTTCTCAATCCCCTCATCCCACCTACCTAGAAAATCTCAATATCGACGATATCCAAGGAGATAAGGAACTCTTTTTCCTTCTTAAGAAACTTGGAGCCAATATTACTTTTGAAAACAACACCATGATTATTTTCCCTTCCACATTTTCGGGAGGAAATATTGATATGGATCTTTTTATTGATGCTCTTCCTATTCTTGCTGTTCTCTGCTGTTTTGCTACCTCCTCCTCATATCTATATAATGCTCGAGGCGCTAAAGATAAAGAAAGCGACCGCATCATTGCAATCACTCAAGAACTACAGAAAATGGGAGCTTGTATCCAACCGTGTCACGATGGTTTACTAATCAATCCCAGCCCATTATATGGAGCTTCCATGCATTCTCATAACGATCATCGAATTGCTATGGCCCTCTCTATAGCAGCGATGCATGCTTCTGGGGAGAGTATCATCTATGATACTGGTTGCGTAGAAAAAACTTTCCCAAATTTCATCCAGATTCTAAATTCTCTGCATGCGAACGTCCAGGAACATCATGAATATATTTCTCTGCGGCCTGCCCACAGTGGGCAAGACATTGTTCGGCAAAGCTCTCGCTAA
- a CDS encoding phenylalanine 4-monooxygenase produces MTRHIAAILSNSESYSDALLNSRLALWKAYCPQVFFEYLDALNLTAGSVIDIDHINHTILSQTGLTLSSTKDYLPPHDYLFELSQQRFPIAKHIRKMEDESFSPLPDLIHDLFCHVPWLLHQEFVKFFSSMGKLFIKAVERAKEIYSIEDQPRILNSNVLAISRCFWFTVENGLIEKQGKRKAYGAAILSSTDQLSYTFNNNVFISPFKTEHIIQRPCNPKSLQTTFFIIRDFSELNDVAEKMHLFLEQGRLDFIVFGPHDVYYQDIIYFLNEHVFS; encoded by the coding sequence ATGACTCGTCACATCGCTGCAATACTTTCCAACTCTGAAAGTTATTCAGATGCACTGTTAAATTCTCGACTTGCTTTATGGAAGGCTTATTGTCCCCAAGTTTTTTTTGAGTATTTAGATGCTCTGAATCTAACTGCAGGATCAGTGATAGATATTGATCACATTAACCATACTATCCTGTCACAAACAGGTCTTACATTATCCTCAACAAAAGATTATCTCCCGCCACACGATTATTTATTTGAGTTAAGTCAGCAACGGTTTCCTATAGCTAAACACATACGCAAAATGGAGGATGAAAGTTTTTCGCCTCTTCCTGATCTCATTCACGATTTATTTTGCCATGTCCCATGGTTACTGCATCAAGAATTCGTAAAATTTTTTTCTTCTATGGGGAAGCTCTTTATAAAAGCTGTAGAACGAGCAAAAGAAATCTATTCTATAGAAGACCAGCCTCGAATACTTAACAGCAATGTTCTAGCAATCTCGCGGTGTTTCTGGTTTACAGTAGAAAACGGTCTTATTGAAAAACAGGGAAAGAGAAAAGCATACGGAGCTGCTATATTAAGCTCCACAGATCAGTTATCCTATACCTTTAACAACAACGTATTCATTTCTCCGTTTAAAACCGAACACATTATACAACGCCCCTGCAATCCAAAATCCCTACAAACCACTTTCTTCATCATTCGTGATTTTAGCGAATTAAATGACGTTGCAGAAAAAATGCACCTATTTCTAGAGCAAGGACGACTTGATTTTATTGTCTTTGGTCCACACGATGTATACTATCAAGATATTATCTATTTTTTAAATGAACATGTCTTTTCATAA
- a CDS encoding aminotransferase class I/II-fold pyridoxal phosphate-dependent enzyme — MPICNLLEQRLEKQKHRKIHRTLKTVSTSIDFTSNDYLGFARSLELKQRFSNAWDYMHSLGSTGSRLLTGQSLLADRVEQYIAAYHNMESALIFNSGYMANLGLISALVSKEDRVIYDIYIHASIHDGIRLAKAQGIPFRHNDIQHLEKRLSQPHCGQTFVCVESVYSLHGSVSPLKAICALCKKYSAHLIVDEAHALGVFGNIGEGYVASLGLQNDVSATVYAFGKALGIHGAAVGGKAILKDYLINFSRPFIYTTALPPHAFALIQLAYQYNEKANVLRENLQQLISYFREKAQDMRLPIFKDNGNTPIQSLCIPGSTQVRKAAKTLQDFGFDVRPIVSPTVKQKEELLRICLHSFNTKSEITEFLNKLYEIQESLCILS; from the coding sequence ATGCCAATCTGTAACCTGTTAGAACAAAGATTAGAAAAACAAAAACATAGAAAGATTCACCGAACATTAAAAACTGTCTCTACTTCTATAGATTTCACGTCTAATGATTATCTTGGCTTTGCTAGATCTTTAGAGTTGAAACAAAGATTTTCTAACGCATGGGATTATATGCATTCCCTGGGTTCTACAGGATCACGTCTCCTCACAGGGCAATCTCTTCTAGCAGATCGTGTAGAACAATACATTGCTGCCTATCATAATATGGAAAGCGCTTTAATTTTTAATTCTGGATACATGGCAAATCTCGGATTAATTTCAGCACTGGTTTCTAAAGAAGACCGTGTAATCTACGATATCTATATCCACGCTTCTATCCATGACGGCATTCGCCTTGCGAAAGCCCAGGGGATCCCCTTCCGTCATAATGACATTCAACATTTAGAAAAGCGTTTATCACAACCACACTGTGGACAAACCTTTGTTTGCGTGGAATCTGTATATTCGCTTCATGGTTCAGTATCTCCCCTAAAAGCCATCTGTGCTTTATGTAAAAAATACTCTGCGCATCTTATTGTTGACGAGGCACATGCTCTAGGAGTCTTTGGAAATATAGGGGAGGGATACGTAGCTTCTTTAGGGCTTCAAAATGACGTATCTGCAACTGTATATGCTTTTGGAAAAGCTTTAGGGATTCATGGTGCAGCAGTTGGAGGAAAAGCTATTCTTAAAGACTACCTAATTAATTTCTCCCGTCCTTTTATTTATACCACGGCTCTACCTCCCCATGCGTTTGCATTGATCCAATTGGCCTATCAATATAACGAAAAAGCGAATGTCCTTAGAGAAAATCTCCAACAACTGATCTCTTATTTCCGAGAAAAAGCACAAGACATGCGTTTACCTATTTTTAAAGACAATGGCAATACGCCTATTCAGTCCTTATGTATACCAGGAAGCACTCAAGTACGCAAAGCAGCAAAAACACTTCAGGATTTTGGATTTGACGTCCGCCCTATTGTCAGTCCAACTGTAAAACAAAAAGAAGAATTATTACGGATATGTCTTCACTCGTTTAATACCAAAAGTGAAATCACAGAATTCTTGAATAAATTATACGAAATCCAAGAAAGCTTATGCATATTATCATAG
- the asd gene encoding aspartate-semialdehyde dehydrogenase: MRVAVLGATGLVGQKFVALLHKWFPWHICEVVASETKCSQTYGSVCVWQESLGPMPASMRYVPVRRIEEVESDVVVSFLPEIVAESLESYCLSKGKLIFSNASAYRMHPAVPIVIPEVNPEHFQLVNKQPFPGRIITNSNCCVSGIALALAPLTELSIGHVHIVTLQSVSGAGYPGISSMDILGNTIPHIVKEEEKILRETLKILGSSEEPADFPITVTVHRVPVIYGHTLTLHVTFHNTVAIEDILHIYHRKNAEFPETYKLYDSPWHPQARKDLTDDDMRVHIGPVTYGGDSRTIKMNVLIHNLVRGAAGALLMNMQNYCFQNAGEYACPQ, from the coding sequence ATGCGTGTGGCTGTTTTGGGAGCTACTGGACTTGTTGGACAAAAGTTTGTAGCTCTCTTGCATAAATGGTTTCCTTGGCATATTTGTGAAGTTGTTGCCTCCGAGACAAAATGTAGTCAAACTTATGGTTCTGTATGTGTGTGGCAAGAGTCGTTAGGCCCTATGCCAGCCAGCATGAGATACGTACCTGTTCGTAGGATTGAAGAAGTCGAGTCAGATGTTGTCGTGTCTTTTTTGCCAGAGATTGTAGCAGAATCATTAGAGTCCTACTGCTTGTCTAAGGGGAAGTTGATCTTTTCTAATGCATCAGCTTATAGGATGCACCCTGCTGTTCCTATAGTTATCCCTGAGGTAAATCCGGAGCATTTTCAACTTGTGAATAAGCAACCTTTTCCAGGAAGAATCATAACAAACTCTAATTGCTGTGTGTCAGGTATTGCCTTGGCCTTAGCTCCTTTAACGGAGTTGAGTATAGGTCATGTACATATTGTTACTTTGCAGTCAGTGAGTGGAGCTGGGTATCCTGGGATTTCTTCTATGGATATTTTAGGAAATACAATTCCTCACATAGTAAAGGAAGAGGAAAAGATCCTGAGAGAAACGTTAAAGATTTTAGGAAGTAGTGAAGAACCTGCGGATTTCCCTATAACGGTTACTGTGCACCGTGTTCCTGTAATTTATGGGCATACATTGACCTTACACGTGACTTTTCATAATACTGTAGCTATAGAAGACATTCTTCATATTTATCACCGTAAGAATGCAGAATTTCCCGAAACGTATAAACTTTACGATTCTCCTTGGCATCCACAGGCAAGAAAAGATCTCACAGATGATGATATGCGTGTGCATATAGGTCCCGTTACTTATGGAGGAGATTCCCGAACAATAAAGATGAATGTATTGATACATAATCTTGTTCGAGGTGCTGCGGGAGCTTTATTGATGAATATGCAGAACTACTGTTTTCAGAATGCTGGAGAATATGCATGCCCCCAGTAG
- the bioB gene encoding biotin synthase BioB, which produces MEARSELWSLDAIKEVYNTPVFELIHRANAILRSNFPHSELQTCYLVSIKTGGCTEDCAYCAQSSRYQTNVKPEPMMKITEVLDKAKHAINSGATRVCLGAAWREVKDNHQFDRTLEMIKGITNMGAEVCCALGMLTPNQAEKLFKAGLYAYNHNLDSSEGFYKTIITTRKYEDRLRTLDIVEKSGINVCCGGIVGMGETVEDRIEMLHNLACRERMPESVPVNVLWPIEGTPLHNQKSISFWEILRTIATARIVFPHSMVRLAAGRAFLSVEQQTLCFIAGANSIFYGEKLLTVDNNDIDEDTAMLNLLGMRHRPAFSMKRGQPCQSVTC; this is translated from the coding sequence ATGGAAGCACGCTCTGAGTTATGGTCATTAGACGCAATTAAAGAAGTATATAACACTCCTGTTTTTGAGTTAATCCATAGGGCGAACGCTATATTAAGAAGTAATTTTCCCCACTCCGAATTACAGACATGTTATCTTGTTTCGATAAAAACAGGTGGTTGTACTGAAGATTGCGCTTATTGCGCACAGTCTTCACGTTACCAAACAAATGTCAAACCAGAACCAATGATGAAAATCACAGAAGTCTTGGATAAGGCAAAACATGCTATAAATTCTGGAGCCACTCGCGTGTGCCTCGGAGCTGCTTGGAGAGAAGTAAAAGATAACCATCAATTTGATCGCACTTTAGAAATGATCAAAGGCATTACCAATATGGGCGCTGAGGTATGTTGTGCTCTTGGCATGCTCACCCCAAATCAAGCTGAAAAGCTCTTTAAGGCCGGTCTCTATGCTTATAATCACAACTTGGATTCTTCTGAAGGTTTTTACAAGACAATCATTACCACACGCAAATATGAAGATCGTTTACGAACTTTGGATATCGTTGAAAAATCTGGAATTAATGTCTGTTGTGGTGGGATTGTTGGTATGGGAGAAACTGTTGAAGATCGTATCGAGATGCTTCATAACCTAGCATGTAGAGAACGCATGCCAGAATCGGTGCCTGTCAATGTGCTTTGGCCGATAGAAGGGACTCCCCTACACAATCAGAAATCGATATCTTTTTGGGAAATCTTACGTACGATAGCTACAGCACGCATTGTGTTTCCCCACTCTATGGTGCGCCTGGCCGCAGGACGTGCTTTCCTTTCTGTGGAACAACAAACTCTATGTTTCATTGCCGGAGCAAATTCGATTTTCTATGGTGAGAAACTCCTCACTGTAGATAACAACGATATAGATGAAGACACCGCCATGCTGAATTTACTTGGAATGCGTCATCGTCCAGCATTTTCAATGAAAAGAGGGCAACCATGCCAATCTGTAACCTGTTAG
- the bioD gene encoding dethiobiotin synthase, giving the protein MHIIIAGIDTEVGKTFVSAILTILFQAEYWKPIQSGSLNHSDSAIVHELSGARCHPESYRLSHSLAAHQAAQIDNITINQETITLPKTDSSLIIETSGGFLSPCTYNSLQGDVFAKWPCHWVLVSKAYLGSINHTCLTIEAMQARNLSILGIILNQYSKEEEDWLLNMTGLPFLGRLNYEKMISKAIVQNYANLWRETWKYREIQ; this is encoded by the coding sequence ATGCATATTATCATAGCAGGAATTGATACAGAAGTCGGCAAGACATTCGTTAGCGCCATCTTAACTATCCTATTTCAAGCAGAATATTGGAAGCCCATACAATCTGGCTCCTTAAACCACTCTGACAGTGCCATAGTTCATGAACTCTCAGGAGCTCGCTGCCACCCAGAATCTTACCGACTTTCTCATTCCCTAGCAGCCCACCAAGCAGCTCAAATCGATAATATCACTATTAATCAAGAAACTATCACTCTTCCAAAAACAGATTCTTCTCTCATTATTGAAACTTCAGGAGGATTCCTCTCTCCCTGCACATATAATTCTTTACAGGGTGATGTTTTTGCGAAATGGCCATGCCATTGGGTGCTTGTTAGCAAAGCCTATTTAGGAAGTATCAATCACACTTGTTTAACAATTGAGGCTATGCAAGCAAGAAACCTCAGCATCTTAGGAATAATTCTCAATCAATACTCTAAGGAAGAAGAAGATTGGCTGCTTAATATGACCGGTCTGCCTTTTTTGGGACGTTTGAATTATGAAAAGATGATTTCCAAAGCTATAGTACAAAACTACGCAAATCTATGGAGAGAAACCTGGAAATATAGAGAAATACAGTGA
- a CDS encoding Ulp1 family isopeptidase, whose translation MANFLLCPPTTYQRSIYTSYNPYNTYSSGERTVGFMRKKTPITGPGSFDNASFLSKLARVILASVFIIITLGLILCFMSTQNLLDFDIRCSCVDGAEYYYPPYLYDASVFSSKPEISFGSWDHLEISTHLIRLSEKHTNLFVSSLYTPSTCFSIERVVLEDLHMFDFSTQSILDHPDSTQCHHQDNYQDYPHLVERGCQNFRIYAYPLWHHPCANNAEELNSLMLSTAQRGFAGVSHWTLVIVNLYRREVVFFDSLANFIDNRIIDPALNSIATRLGNVHPDANGACSPFIVKKVIKTPIQQDSSSCGIWLSLFLDKYLDDPDYVPPVMGYTQAQYFLQEFLETIHQRPITQASDYTLNLLGITCDQAENSSSTL comes from the coding sequence ATGGCTAACTTTCTTCTTTGTCCGCCAACTACTTACCAAAGATCTATTTATACATCGTATAATCCCTATAATACTTATTCTTCCGGAGAAAGAACGGTTGGTTTTATGCGTAAAAAAACACCTATTACCGGACCAGGCTCCTTTGATAACGCTTCATTTTTAAGTAAATTAGCTAGAGTCATACTAGCTTCTGTATTTATTATTATTACTCTAGGGTTGATTCTATGTTTTATGTCTACACAGAATCTCTTGGACTTTGATATCCGCTGTTCTTGTGTAGATGGCGCAGAATATTATTACCCACCCTACCTGTATGACGCGTCTGTATTTAGTTCAAAACCGGAAATTTCATTTGGCAGCTGGGACCATCTAGAAATCTCAACTCATCTTATCAGGCTGTCTGAGAAGCATACTAATCTATTCGTGTCCTCTCTTTATACACCGTCAACTTGTTTTTCTATAGAACGCGTGGTGTTAGAAGACCTACACATGTTTGACTTCTCTACTCAAAGCATTTTAGACCACCCTGACAGCACTCAATGTCATCACCAAGACAATTACCAAGACTATCCTCATTTAGTGGAAAGGGGTTGTCAAAATTTCCGAATCTACGCTTACCCATTATGGCACCACCCCTGTGCGAATAATGCGGAGGAACTGAACTCCTTGATGTTATCAACAGCACAAAGGGGTTTTGCGGGGGTATCTCATTGGACACTGGTAATCGTCAACTTATACAGAAGGGAGGTTGTTTTCTTTGATAGTCTAGCGAATTTTATAGATAATCGGATAATTGACCCAGCACTAAACTCGATAGCTACTAGATTAGGAAATGTTCATCCCGATGCCAATGGAGCGTGTTCTCCGTTTATTGTCAAAAAAGTTATAAAAACCCCCATACAACAAGACAGTTCGTCTTGCGGAATTTGGCTTTCTCTATTCCTTGATAAATACTTAGACGACCCCGACTACGTGCCCCCCGTAATGGGATACACACAAGCTCAGTATTTCTTACAGGAATTCTTAGAAACTATTCACCAACGCCCAATAACTCAAGCTTCCGATTACACTCTTAACTTGCTAGGAATTACATGCGATCAAGCAGAAAACTCATCCAGTACGCTATAA
- the bioA gene encoding adenosylmethionine--8-amino-7-oxononanoate transaminase: MFTDLKNEKKKSKIWHPFAQPGLDHEPIHIVRGEGAYLYTESGTAYLDAISSWWCNLHGHAHPYIAQKISEQAYQLEHVIFSNITHSPAEELSQRLTELLPDGLERCFFSDNGACSIEIALKITLQYFYNQGRPKTRFVSLKHGYHGDTFGAMSIAGPADINQPFQSLFFPVDTIDPPYYGKEDISLQQAQALFSTGEIAGFIYEPILQGTGGMRVHNPEGLDAILALAKHYDVFCIADEILTGFGRTGPLFASEYMQTNPDILCLSKGLTGGFLPLAVTVVREEIYQAFVAKDRRLSFLHGHTYTGNPLGCAAALASLDLTLSPQCKQQREMIETCHKQFQSQYGSQWQRCDVLGTVLAVDYPTKSLGYFSNLRDTLYNFFIDNHLILRPLGNTIYVLPPYCIHEEDLQRIYHYLQEILCLRVQ; encoded by the coding sequence ATGTTTACAGATCTAAAGAATGAGAAAAAAAAATCTAAAATATGGCATCCCTTTGCTCAACCTGGTTTAGATCACGAACCTATCCACATTGTACGTGGAGAAGGTGCTTATCTCTATACAGAATCGGGCACTGCTTATCTGGACGCCATTTCTTCATGGTGGTGTAATCTTCACGGTCACGCTCATCCCTATATTGCACAAAAAATCTCAGAACAAGCATACCAACTTGAGCATGTAATTTTTTCTAATATCACACATAGTCCCGCTGAAGAGCTTTCTCAAAGGCTTACGGAACTACTTCCAGACGGTTTAGAACGTTGTTTCTTCTCTGATAATGGTGCCTGTTCTATAGAAATCGCTTTAAAAATCACTCTCCAATATTTTTATAATCAAGGAAGACCAAAAACTCGTTTTGTATCTTTGAAACATGGCTACCATGGAGATACTTTCGGAGCTATGTCCATAGCAGGCCCGGCCGATATTAATCAGCCTTTCCAATCTCTATTTTTCCCTGTGGATACTATCGACCCTCCCTATTATGGAAAAGAAGATATCTCTTTACAGCAAGCACAAGCTCTATTTTCCACAGGAGAAATTGCAGGATTTATTTACGAGCCGATCTTACAAGGCACAGGAGGCATGCGTGTGCACAATCCTGAAGGATTAGATGCCATTTTAGCACTCGCCAAACACTATGATGTGTTTTGCATAGCCGATGAAATTCTTACAGGATTCGGACGCACAGGACCATTGTTTGCTTCAGAGTACATGCAAACGAACCCAGATATCCTCTGTCTTTCTAAGGGGTTAACAGGTGGATTTCTTCCTCTTGCTGTTACTGTAGTGCGCGAAGAAATTTACCAAGCTTTTGTAGCTAAAGATCGTAGATTATCTTTTCTACATGGCCATACCTATACAGGGAATCCCTTAGGGTGTGCTGCAGCTTTAGCATCTCTGGATCTCACATTATCCCCGCAGTGCAAACAACAACGTGAAATGATAGAGACTTGCCATAAGCAATTCCAATCACAATACGGATCACAATGGCAACGCTGTGATGTCTTAGGAACGGTACTCGCTGTAGATTATCCAACCAAATCTTTAGGATATTTCTCTAATTTACGTGATACCCTTTATAACTTCTTTATAGACAATCACCTCATTCTACGCCCCTTAGGAAATACTATTTATGTCCTTCCTCCCTACTGTATCCATGAGGAAGATCTGCAGCGAATTTATCATTACCTCCAGGAGATTCTATGCTTACGAGTACAATAA
- a CDS encoding SDR family oxidoreductase, with amino-acid sequence MRSSRKLIQYAIIILTLFSSTFALATTKENHPCVVLTGASGQLGSAVTLYLHERDYYLLLIGRQHDKLRTLHEQNPNSSTLAIDYSFPGYLADYKKTLKELNRPIQGLIILTPRPIWGSVLQSPESWESTLQTTFIAQTALIQATLPYMSSQSSIVIIGGTTSIQRLPAYGLSCVIRRMWTTYAKALAYELGPKGIRVNVVSPGVVLTPFHKNRIQEKARVNQSSYMEEYNKETEEIPLRRHCESEELAKTIEFLLTPSSSFISGVNLLLDGGFTSSLN; translated from the coding sequence ATGCGATCAAGCAGAAAACTCATCCAGTACGCTATAATCATCCTCACTTTGTTTTCCTCCACTTTTGCGTTAGCAACAACAAAGGAAAACCATCCGTGTGTCGTACTTACAGGAGCTTCAGGACAACTAGGTTCAGCAGTCACCTTGTATCTTCACGAACGAGACTACTATCTACTACTTATAGGCAGACAACACGATAAACTTCGGACACTACACGAACAAAACCCCAATTCTTCAACTCTAGCTATAGACTATTCTTTCCCCGGATATCTTGCAGATTATAAAAAAACTCTTAAAGAGCTCAATCGCCCTATTCAAGGGCTGATCATTTTAACACCTCGCCCTATTTGGGGAAGCGTTTTACAATCCCCGGAATCTTGGGAATCCACATTACAAACAACTTTTATAGCACAGACAGCTCTAATTCAAGCGACTCTCCCCTATATGAGTTCTCAAAGTTCTATTGTGATCATAGGAGGAACGACATCTATACAACGCCTACCCGCTTACGGTCTATCCTGTGTTATTCGTCGTATGTGGACAACGTATGCTAAAGCTCTTGCTTATGAATTGGGCCCTAAAGGAATTCGTGTAAACGTTGTCTCTCCAGGAGTTGTACTCACTCCTTTTCATAAAAATAGAATTCAAGAAAAAGCTAGAGTAAACCAATCTAGCTATATGGAAGAATATAATAAGGAGACTGAAGAAATACCTTTACGTCGTCATTGCGAATCTGAAGAGCTAGCAAAAACCATAGAGTTTCTCCTAACACCATCCTCCTCTTTTATTTCAGGGGTCAATCTACTTTTGGATGGGGGTTTTACCTCCTCTCTGAACTAA
- a CDS encoding 4-hydroxy-tetrahydrodipicolinate reductase yields the protein MRVGIIGCSGRMGTLLSSLLRSSNRFILGPGFSRQSSYSLDSVIESNDVLVDFSSSSFSDELLVALLSNPKPLIFATTKPEPSCSVDEKLQRLAAYVPVVVCPNTSLGAYVQKRLAGLLARVFDDRYDIRISEVHHRGKRDPVSGTAKELASILRNTKQEAWQQEYSIGSRCHSVKNIELHASRVGNIAGEHEVAFISDKEQIIIHHKVFSRAVFAEGALRILDWLIDESPSPGCYGPEVGLKVSM from the coding sequence ATGCGTGTTGGTATTATCGGATGTTCGGGAAGAATGGGAACGTTATTGAGTTCTTTGTTGAGATCATCAAACCGTTTTATTTTAGGCCCAGGGTTCTCTAGACAGAGCTCTTATTCCTTAGACTCCGTTATAGAAAGTAATGACGTTCTTGTAGATTTTTCTTCCTCATCTTTTTCAGATGAACTCCTCGTTGCCTTGCTTTCTAACCCTAAACCCCTGATTTTTGCTACGACAAAGCCTGAGCCCTCTTGCTCTGTAGATGAGAAATTACAACGTTTAGCTGCTTATGTTCCTGTTGTTGTCTGCCCTAACACAAGTCTAGGAGCATATGTGCAAAAACGTTTGGCAGGTCTACTTGCTCGGGTATTTGATGATAGGTACGATATCCGAATTTCTGAAGTGCATCATCGAGGAAAAAGGGATCCAGTTTCTGGAACGGCTAAAGAACTAGCCTCTATTCTTCGCAATACTAAGCAAGAGGCCTGGCAACAGGAATATAGTATCGGGTCTCGTTGTCATAGTGTAAAAAATATTGAACTGCATGCATCGCGTGTAGGGAATATTGCTGGCGAACATGAAGTCGCCTTTATTAGTGATAAAGAACAAATCATTATACACCATAAGGTCTTTTCTAGGGCAGTGTTTGCAGAGGGGGCTTTAAGAATTTTAGATTGGTTAATCGATGAGTCTCCATCCCCTGGATGTTATGGACCTGAAGTAGGGCTAAAGGTTTCTATGTGA